From the Polynucleobacter sp. MWH-UH35A genome, one window contains:
- the phaR gene encoding polyhydroxyalkanoate synthesis repressor PhaR codes for MVTRAKRSDQDRLIKKYPNRRLYDTQTSTYVTLSDIKSLVMGNEVFKVVDAKTEEDLTRNILLQIILEEEAGGAPVFSTQMLSQIIRFYGNSMQGLMGNYLEKTMQSFVDIHNKLGDQTKGLGAGSTPEAWSQMMNLQNPLMQGLMGNYMEQSKDLFIKMQEQVQGSQNIFGNFPFTAQPNKTEKD; via the coding sequence ATGGTAACCCGCGCTAAACGATCTGACCAAGATCGCCTCATTAAGAAGTATCCAAATCGCCGTCTCTACGATACCCAAACTAGCACCTATGTCACCTTATCTGACATTAAGAGCCTAGTAATGGGAAATGAAGTCTTCAAGGTTGTTGACGCCAAGACGGAAGAAGATTTGACGCGCAACATTTTGTTGCAAATTATTCTTGAAGAAGAGGCTGGTGGTGCGCCTGTTTTCTCTACTCAAATGCTTTCCCAAATCATTCGTTTCTATGGAAACTCCATGCAAGGATTGATGGGGAATTATCTCGAAAAGACAATGCAATCTTTTGTAGATATCCACAATAAGCTTGGTGATCAAACCAAGGGGCTTGGCGCTGGTAGTACTCCAGAGGCTTGGTCACAGATGATGAATCTGCAAAACCCGCTCATGCAAGGTTTAATGGGTAACTATATGGAGCAGAGCAAAGATCTTTTTATTAAGATGCAAGAGCAAGTACAAGGCTCACAAAATATCTTTGGAAATTTCCCATTTACAGCTCAGCCAAATAAGACTGAAAAAGACTAG
- the rimO gene encoding 30S ribosomal protein S12 methylthiotransferase RimO → MAGKIGFVSLGCPKALVDSELILTQLSAEGYETAKDYSGADLVVVNTCGFIDSAVEESLSAIGEALAENGKVIVTGCLGARKNADGNDLISSIHPKVLAVTGPHATNEVMQAIHLHLPKPHDPFADLVPPAGVKLTPKHYAYLKISEGCNHRCTFCIIPNMRGDLVSRPIGEVLLEAKRLFESGVKELLVVSQDTSAYGVDIQYRTGFWDGKPVKTKMFDLVNALNQIAREHQAWVRLHYVYPYPHVDDVLPLMAQFSEHGYGVLPYLDIPLQHAHPDVLKRMKRPASGEKNIERISAWRRACPDLVIRSTFIAGFPGETEEEFEYLLNFLDEAQIDRAGCFAYSPVEGATANLLDNPVPDEIREERRARFMAKAEEISIKRLAKKIGKRIQVIIDRVDESGGIGRSIGDAPEIDGLVRVLPPSKPSKRYRAGEIIRATVISSQGHDLIAET, encoded by the coding sequence GTGGCTGGAAAAATTGGATTTGTATCCTTAGGATGTCCTAAGGCGCTAGTAGATTCAGAGCTCATCCTGACGCAACTCAGTGCAGAAGGTTACGAGACTGCTAAAGATTATTCCGGTGCAGACCTCGTTGTTGTAAACACCTGTGGTTTTATCGATTCCGCCGTAGAGGAGAGTCTTTCCGCGATTGGCGAGGCTCTAGCAGAAAACGGCAAAGTGATTGTCACTGGTTGCTTGGGTGCCAGGAAGAATGCGGATGGAAACGATCTGATCTCCAGCATTCACCCTAAGGTCCTTGCTGTGACAGGGCCGCACGCTACCAATGAGGTGATGCAAGCGATTCATTTGCATCTACCCAAGCCGCATGATCCATTTGCAGATTTAGTACCACCTGCTGGCGTCAAACTAACACCAAAGCATTACGCCTACCTCAAAATTAGCGAAGGCTGTAACCACCGCTGTACTTTTTGCATCATCCCTAATATGCGCGGTGATCTTGTATCAAGACCTATTGGCGAAGTCTTGTTAGAGGCCAAACGCTTGTTTGAGTCAGGCGTAAAGGAGCTGTTGGTAGTATCGCAAGATACAAGTGCCTATGGTGTGGATATTCAATATCGAACAGGTTTTTGGGATGGCAAACCCGTTAAAACCAAGATGTTTGATTTGGTAAACGCCTTAAATCAAATTGCCCGTGAGCATCAGGCTTGGGTAAGATTGCACTATGTCTATCCTTATCCGCATGTAGACGACGTCTTGCCCTTAATGGCTCAATTCTCGGAGCATGGTTATGGCGTTCTGCCGTATTTAGATATTCCACTACAGCATGCACATCCAGATGTTTTGAAACGTATGAAGCGTCCTGCTAGTGGCGAAAAAAATATAGAGCGCATTTCAGCATGGCGACGAGCGTGTCCTGATTTAGTCATTCGCAGTACTTTTATTGCAGGCTTTCCCGGTGAGACCGAGGAAGAGTTTGAGTATTTACTCAACTTTTTGGATGAGGCGCAAATTGATAGAGCGGGTTGCTTTGCTTATTCGCCGGTAGAGGGTGCCACAGCAAATCTGTTGGATAACCCCGTTCCAGATGAAATTCGTGAGGAACGGCGTGCTCGTTTCATGGCAAAAGCAGAGGAAATCTCGATTAAACGACTTGCTAAAAAAATAGGCAAACGCATTCAGGTCATCATTGATCGCGTTGATGAATCAGGCGGTATTGGCAGAAGTATTGGTGATGCCCCTGAAATTGACGGTCTGGTGAGGGTTTTGCCACCAAGCAAGCCCTCAAAACGCTATCGTGCAGGAGAAATCATTCGTGCGACAGTCATTAGCTCCCAAGGGCATGACCTAATAGCCGAAACTTGA
- a CDS encoding acetyl-CoA C-acyltransferase family protein yields MSRDVVVLSAVRSAIGTFNGSLSSFEPSELGGIVMKEAVVRSGVDPALINYVTVGNTIPTDSRYAYVARVASIQAGLPMESVAMALNRLCSSGLQAIVTTAQQIMLGDCDYGVGGGVEVMSRGMYGSPAMRSGARMGDTKMLDLMVAVLTDPFGVGHMGVTAENLVEKWKLTREEQDALAVESHRRAANAIKEGRFKSQIVPITIKTRKGDIVFDTDEHCKPDTTMETLGKMKAVFKKEGGSVTAGNASGINDGAAFFVLADAETAKKAGHKPIARLVSYAVAGVPNHIMGEGPIPATKLALERAGLKLDQIDVIESNEAFAAQALAVTKGLGLDPAKTNVNGGAIALGHPIGCSGAAIATKAIHELHRVQGKYALVTMCIGGGQGIATIFERL; encoded by the coding sequence ATGAGTCGTGATGTCGTTGTCTTAAGTGCAGTTCGTTCCGCAATTGGCACCTTTAATGGTTCTCTCAGCAGCTTTGAGCCTTCAGAGCTCGGCGGCATTGTGATGAAAGAGGCGGTTGTACGCTCTGGTGTGGATCCAGCGTTAATTAATTACGTGACCGTAGGAAATACGATTCCTACAGATAGTCGCTATGCCTATGTTGCTCGCGTGGCTTCGATTCAAGCAGGTCTTCCAATGGAATCTGTAGCGATGGCGCTCAATCGTTTATGCAGCTCCGGCTTGCAAGCGATCGTGACCACTGCTCAGCAGATCATGTTGGGTGATTGTGATTACGGTGTTGGCGGTGGCGTTGAGGTAATGTCCCGCGGCATGTATGGTTCGCCAGCAATGCGCAGTGGTGCACGTATGGGTGACACTAAGATGCTGGACTTGATGGTTGCTGTTCTAACGGATCCATTTGGCGTTGGTCATATGGGCGTAACTGCAGAAAACCTTGTTGAAAAATGGAAACTGACTCGTGAAGAGCAGGATGCATTAGCAGTTGAGTCGCATCGCCGTGCTGCAAATGCAATTAAGGAAGGCCGTTTCAAATCTCAGATCGTGCCAATCACCATCAAAACCCGCAAGGGCGATATCGTGTTTGATACTGACGAACATTGCAAGCCAGACACCACAATGGAAACACTCGGCAAGATGAAAGCCGTATTTAAGAAAGAAGGCGGCTCTGTTACTGCTGGTAATGCTTCTGGCATTAACGATGGCGCAGCATTCTTTGTATTGGCTGATGCTGAGACTGCCAAGAAGGCTGGTCATAAGCCTATCGCACGTTTAGTTTCTTATGCGGTTGCCGGTGTACCAAACCATATCATGGGTGAAGGTCCAATTCCTGCCACTAAATTGGCTCTTGAGCGTGCTGGTCTCAAACTAGATCAAATTGATGTGATTGAGTCGAATGAGGCTTTTGCCGCACAGGCTTTGGCTGTTACTAAGGGCTTAGGTTTGGATCCTGCTAAGACTAACGTTAACGGTGGTGCTATTGCTTTGGGTCACCCAATTGGCTGCTCAGGTGCAGCGATTGCTACTAAAGCAATCCATGAATTGCATCGCGTCCAAGGTAAATACGCTTTGGTAACAATGTGTATTGGTGGCGGTCAAGGTATTGCCACCATTTTTGAGCGTCTATAA
- the serB gene encoding phosphoserine phosphatase SerB, translating to MPNHQILVALSRNPIAEKLVFTLKDQASKFGVSLHSIGGQRGNGTYYVERLEANANLDTAQREQLRTISANFNADLCFLRSDLIPQDIRVLAMDMDSTLINIECIDEIADYTGKKSAVAEITEATMRGEIKDFKESLRRRVALLEGVHADALESVYRERLRPNPGAAELLAGAYERGLYTLLVSGGFTFFTEKLREQLGFKQTQANTLEIIDGKLTGKVLGDIVDGAAKAAHLDEACARLGFSKANAITMGDGANDLIMMNGSGISVAYQAKPVVKEKADAAFDRVGLDAALLLIS from the coding sequence ATGCCCAATCACCAAATCCTTGTTGCCCTCTCCAGAAATCCTATAGCTGAAAAACTGGTCTTTACTTTAAAGGATCAAGCGTCAAAATTTGGTGTTTCGCTCCATTCTATTGGCGGACAAAGGGGCAATGGAACCTACTATGTCGAACGTCTTGAAGCCAACGCTAATTTAGATACCGCTCAACGGGAGCAGCTTAGAACGATTTCTGCAAACTTTAATGCTGATCTATGTTTTCTGAGATCCGATCTGATACCACAAGACATTCGCGTCCTAGCGATGGACATGGACTCAACCTTAATTAATATCGAATGTATTGATGAGATCGCCGACTACACAGGCAAGAAATCCGCTGTAGCGGAAATTACAGAAGCTACCATGCGCGGAGAAATCAAAGACTTTAAAGAAAGTTTGCGCAGGCGTGTTGCCTTGCTTGAGGGCGTCCATGCTGACGCGCTTGAATCTGTTTATCGCGAGCGCTTACGCCCCAATCCTGGTGCAGCTGAACTATTAGCTGGTGCCTATGAACGAGGGTTGTACACCCTCCTGGTCTCTGGCGGGTTTACTTTCTTTACTGAAAAGCTGCGTGAGCAGTTGGGATTCAAGCAAACGCAGGCCAATACATTAGAAATTATCGATGGCAAGCTCACCGGCAAAGTACTTGGCGATATCGTGGATGGCGCAGCCAAGGCTGCTCATTTGGATGAAGCGTGCGCTCGCCTTGGTTTCTCAAAAGCCAACGCCATCACCATGGGAGACGGCGCCAATGATTTAATCATGATGAATGGTTCAGGTATTAGTGTTGCCTATCAAGCAAAACCAGTTGTCAAAGAAAAAGCCGACGCGGCTTTTGACCGAGTCGGCTTAGATGCTGCTTTACTACTAATCTCTTAA
- the mfd gene encoding transcription-repair coupling factor, translating to MSDALNLAPPIPAPRAGQRFTFSGLVGSADAALIAQTALRYRNQFSVMVIFCAQAQEAQRLLEEIPAFAPQLKTRLLPDWEILPYDHFSPHQDLVSERLATLYELLNGSCDIVLVPITTALQRLGPPNFLSGHTFFFRQGDKLNEAALKLQLQQAGYDPVSAVMRPGEYSIRGGLFDLFPMGSNLPYRLDLFGDEIEQIRAFDPDTQRSLYPVKEVRLLPGHEFPFDDVSRTAFRGRWREVFEGDPSRCSIYKDANLGIPSAGIESYLPLFFEERSNLFDYFPRSGDPVWLVSIGHIEETIKGFWKDTFSRYEFLKHDLDRPILPPKELFLDVDEFFTLSKPYARLTLEKDAAAKSQFLPVPDIAVHRRDTDPINLLRKVVASEKVRVLVCSDSAGRKESIRQLFDESNSVAGQDGKPLYPLKPEGFDSIAEFIKSDSAFGLVTAPLFNGFSWPAENLLVITEAELFTTTARQRRKGKASENADPDMLFKDLSELKIGDPVVHAEHGIGRYQGLVLLNLAPPKEAPIFEEFLHLQYAGQATLYVPVQQLQMVTRYAGSDPDSAPLHQLGSGQWDKAKRKAAQQIRDTAAELLGLYAARAIRKGHAFEFSAHDYAAFAESFGFEETPDQANAIAAVIGDMTSGTPMDRLVCGDVGFGKTEVALRASFVAVMGGKQVAILAPTTLLAEQHVATWKDRFADWPVRIVELSRFKTTKEINAALEAIAKGDADIIIGTHKLLSKETQFANLGLVIVDEEHRFGVRQKDALKALRAEVDILTLTATPIPRTLGMAMEGLREFSIIATAPQKRLAIKTFVRREGDGVIREAVLREIKRGGQVYFLHNEVETIQNRKHALQELIPEARISVAHGQMHERELESVMREFVTQRTNILLCTTIIETGIDVPTANTIIMHRADKFGLAQLHQLRGRVGRSHHQAYAYLLVPDPEALSKQAQLRLNAIQAMEELGSGFYLAMHDLEIRGAGEVLGDKQSGEIHEIGFQLYTEMLNRAVKSLRNGKEPDLLSPLQATTDVNLGVPALLPEDYCPDVHERLSLYKRFAGTHDFSELMGLREELVDRFGDLPDQAKSFYETHRLRLEMTGFGIKKIDATPISIQIQFIPNPPIDPMKIIQLIQSSKHIQLNGQDKLKVLPQKDREFEKLEQRLDAIRNILRRLNDSAVLSSAKVNS from the coding sequence ATGTCTGACGCATTAAATCTAGCACCCCCCATACCCGCTCCGCGGGCTGGGCAGCGCTTTACCTTTTCTGGGCTAGTAGGATCAGCTGATGCCGCCTTAATTGCCCAAACTGCCCTGCGCTATCGCAATCAGTTTTCAGTCATGGTGATCTTCTGCGCTCAAGCCCAGGAAGCTCAGCGCCTTCTGGAAGAAATTCCCGCTTTTGCTCCACAGTTAAAAACGAGACTCCTTCCTGACTGGGAAATTCTTCCCTACGACCATTTCTCACCACATCAAGATTTAGTCTCCGAGCGACTCGCCACACTTTATGAGTTACTCAATGGTAGTTGCGACATTGTGTTGGTGCCAATAACAACCGCATTACAAAGACTAGGGCCTCCAAACTTTTTATCTGGTCACACCTTTTTCTTCAGACAAGGCGATAAGCTCAATGAGGCTGCTTTAAAGCTACAACTGCAACAAGCTGGCTATGATCCTGTAAGCGCGGTAATGCGCCCTGGTGAATACAGTATTCGAGGCGGGCTGTTTGACTTATTCCCAATGGGATCTAATTTACCTTATCGATTAGATTTATTCGGTGATGAGATTGAACAAATTCGCGCATTTGATCCTGATACTCAGCGCAGCCTATATCCGGTTAAAGAAGTTCGCCTGCTGCCTGGACATGAGTTTCCATTTGATGATGTCTCGCGCACCGCCTTTAGGGGTCGCTGGCGTGAAGTCTTTGAGGGCGATCCGAGTCGCTGCTCAATCTATAAAGATGCCAACCTAGGTATACCCAGCGCAGGAATTGAGTCTTACCTACCGCTTTTTTTTGAAGAGCGCTCCAACCTCTTTGATTATTTTCCTCGCTCGGGCGATCCTGTATGGCTTGTTAGCATTGGTCATATTGAAGAGACCATCAAAGGATTTTGGAAGGATACCTTCTCTCGTTATGAGTTCCTTAAGCATGATTTAGATCGCCCTATTCTTCCTCCAAAAGAACTATTCCTAGACGTTGATGAATTTTTTACCCTTTCTAAACCCTATGCACGCTTAACCCTCGAAAAGGATGCGGCAGCTAAGAGCCAATTTCTCCCAGTGCCTGATATTGCAGTGCATCGTCGTGACACTGACCCTATCAACCTCCTTCGCAAAGTTGTGGCATCAGAAAAAGTTCGCGTATTAGTTTGTAGTGATAGCGCAGGTCGCAAAGAATCCATTCGCCAGCTTTTTGACGAAAGTAATTCCGTAGCTGGGCAAGACGGCAAGCCACTCTATCCCCTAAAACCAGAAGGCTTCGATAGTATTGCTGAGTTTATTAAGAGTGATTCTGCATTTGGTCTAGTCACTGCCCCACTCTTTAATGGATTTTCTTGGCCCGCAGAAAATCTTCTCGTCATTACTGAGGCAGAGTTATTCACTACAACTGCAAGACAGAGACGTAAAGGGAAAGCAAGTGAGAATGCCGATCCCGACATGCTCTTTAAAGATCTTTCTGAACTGAAGATCGGTGATCCTGTAGTACATGCAGAGCATGGTATTGGGCGATACCAAGGCTTAGTTCTCTTGAATTTAGCGCCACCAAAAGAAGCTCCCATTTTTGAAGAGTTCCTCCATCTACAGTATGCAGGACAAGCGACCTTATACGTCCCTGTACAGCAATTACAGATGGTGACTCGTTATGCAGGCTCCGATCCTGATTCAGCACCGCTGCATCAATTAGGCTCTGGACAGTGGGATAAAGCGAAGCGCAAAGCTGCTCAGCAAATTCGTGACACCGCCGCCGAACTGCTAGGACTATATGCAGCCAGAGCAATTCGCAAAGGACACGCCTTTGAATTTTCAGCTCATGACTACGCTGCTTTCGCAGAAAGCTTTGGATTTGAAGAAACCCCTGATCAAGCTAATGCGATTGCTGCGGTAATAGGCGATATGACTAGTGGTACACCTATGGATCGCCTAGTTTGTGGTGATGTAGGCTTTGGTAAAACAGAGGTTGCGCTGCGCGCAAGCTTTGTGGCCGTCATGGGCGGAAAGCAAGTTGCCATCTTGGCACCAACCACCCTGCTTGCAGAACAACATGTAGCCACCTGGAAGGATCGTTTTGCAGATTGGCCCGTGCGCATTGTCGAACTATCACGCTTTAAAACCACCAAGGAAATCAATGCAGCCTTAGAAGCTATTGCCAAAGGCGATGCAGACATCATTATTGGAACGCATAAATTACTTTCAAAAGAGACTCAATTCGCAAACCTCGGCTTGGTTATCGTAGATGAGGAGCATCGCTTTGGGGTTCGTCAAAAGGATGCTCTGAAGGCATTACGTGCCGAGGTCGATATCCTCACACTGACAGCTACACCAATACCTAGAACATTGGGCATGGCTATGGAAGGGTTGCGCGAGTTTTCGATTATCGCCACAGCACCCCAAAAGCGCCTAGCAATTAAGACCTTTGTGCGGCGTGAAGGGGATGGCGTCATTCGAGAAGCCGTTCTACGCGAAATTAAACGTGGTGGTCAGGTTTACTTTTTACATAACGAAGTTGAAACCATTCAGAACCGTAAACATGCATTGCAAGAGCTTATTCCAGAAGCGCGTATTAGTGTTGCCCACGGTCAAATGCATGAGCGCGAACTGGAATCTGTCATGCGTGAATTTGTTACGCAGCGCACCAATATATTGTTGTGCACCACCATTATTGAAACGGGCATTGACGTACCTACGGCCAATACGATCATCATGCATCGCGCAGATAAGTTTGGCTTAGCGCAGCTACATCAATTACGTGGTCGTGTAGGTCGTTCTCATCATCAAGCGTATGCCTATTTGCTAGTGCCCGATCCAGAGGCGCTAAGCAAACAAGCACAGCTAAGGCTCAATGCCATTCAAGCAATGGAAGAGCTCGGCTCTGGCTTTTATTTAGCCATGCATGACTTAGAGATTCGTGGGGCTGGTGAAGTGTTGGGCGATAAGCAATCCGGTGAAATCCATGAAATTGGTTTCCAGCTGTATACCGAAATGCTCAATCGGGCTGTTAAGTCCTTACGCAACGGCAAAGAACCTGACTTGCTATCCCCACTTCAAGCAACAACCGATGTCAATCTTGGTGTTCCCGCCCTACTTCCAGAAGATTATTGTCCTGATGTGCATGAACGCCTATCCTTATACAAGCGCTTTGCTGGGACACATGATTTTTCCGAATTGATGGGCTTACGCGAAGAGCTAGTAGATCGCTTTGGCGATCTACCGGACCAAGCCAAATCTTTTTATGAGACGCATCGCCTACGTCTAGAGATGACCGGTTTTGGCATCAAAAAGATTGATGCAACTCCTATATCCATACAGATTCAATTCATCCCGAACCCGCCCATTGATCCAATGAAGATCATTCAGCTTATCCAGTCCTCAAAGCACATCCAACTCAATGGGCAGGATAAATTAAAAGTACTTCCTCAGAAAGACCGTGAATTTGAGAAGCTTGAACAGAGACTAGATGCCATTCGCAATATCTTGCGACGTCTCAATGATTCAGCCGTCTTAAGCTCAGCTAAAGTCAACTCATAA
- the ispD gene encoding 2-C-methyl-D-erythritol 4-phosphate cytidylyltransferase, whose protein sequence is MDSGNHTNKRCHALLPTAGTGSRLGGELPKQFQQLVGRPMVSYALEAFQECPQIESIWIGVTPSFITNPILQTIAQSDSGIHVVPTGGPTRQETVRNTLAAMMESGVSENDWILVHDAARPGITPTLIQKLIHSVQSSKSGGILAVPLADTLKQADLDSVVAGNIPHSERTIPREHLWLAQTPQMFGLKQLHDAIDNAIRLEADVTDEASAIELAGDKPLLIEGAARNFKVTHPADWELMQLLLSSGNKSTS, encoded by the coding sequence ATGGATTCTGGAAATCACACAAACAAACGTTGCCATGCACTTTTGCCAACGGCAGGCACAGGGTCACGCTTGGGCGGCGAATTACCAAAGCAGTTCCAGCAATTGGTTGGAAGGCCCATGGTTTCTTATGCGCTAGAGGCCTTTCAGGAATGCCCTCAGATCGAATCCATTTGGATTGGTGTTACCCCCAGTTTTATTACCAATCCAATTTTGCAAACTATTGCTCAGTCCGATTCAGGGATTCATGTGGTACCAACAGGCGGTCCAACCAGACAAGAGACTGTGCGCAATACCTTGGCTGCGATGATGGAATCCGGCGTTTCCGAAAATGACTGGATATTGGTGCATGATGCAGCTAGACCGGGTATTACACCAACATTAATTCAAAAGTTAATTCACTCGGTCCAATCATCCAAAAGTGGTGGCATCTTAGCTGTTCCGCTAGCAGATACATTAAAGCAAGCAGATCTTGATTCAGTGGTTGCCGGAAACATCCCGCACTCAGAAAGAACCATTCCCAGAGAACATCTTTGGCTGGCCCAAACCCCGCAGATGTTTGGATTAAAACAATTGCATGATGCTATTGATAACGCCATTCGTCTTGAAGCCGATGTGACGGATGAGGCCAGTGCGATTGAGCTCGCTGGCGATAAGCCTCTATTAATTGAAGGTGCTGCACGTAACTTTAAAGTCACGCACCCAGCTGACTGGGAATTGATGCAATTGCTTTTAAGCTCGGGTAACAAGTCAACATCATAG